In the genome of Phlebotomus papatasi isolate M1 chromosome 2, Ppap_2.1, whole genome shotgun sequence, one region contains:
- the LOC129803707 gene encoding histone-lysine N-methyltransferase SETD1A-like: MTPPEIMYPAPPPPPPTTSPPKTPTNSHPESTGRTDLLADIRNGTTLKKTPQEKSSMSTTQGRTSPTINGVVNGNSAEEAPKSIKAMDKVQEELCEHFRAKENGTLKKKSPAVQPIVKRLLTEKPTESARKEDTERLMLGHGKRNFVIKKSIQNGGSQESSKVMPERKEEVQEISKMAVSLKPVKSTGDSKDLDKKEDVQEQKKISMNGKPHESSGDALEIDKKQEVQEVKGISMNGKPFESSGDSLDGSSVASVNSREETPERENSLEKEIKIEKKPPVPVLQPLQMPKKSPEILRTKSVDITKIIKTPTTPQSPGRKMNHGRPNFTLPSRSKASPGNTRQIPAEFLTVKLRETPNSPFLEPVQVPLGDEMPSCEANSQLPPYRSATLGRKKDSLPPSPLVPAAPTYDGPKYGQKLVVSFAMDLAATPNRYPDRVKVSPAIPARNEHEMPEEVAQLRQKKFSIDLERLSVREQ, encoded by the exons ATGACTCCACCGGAAATTATGTATCCAGCACCACCACCGCCACCACCTACCACTTCTCCCCCTAAAACCCCAACAAACAGCCACCCGGAAAGCACAGGGAGAACAGATCTCCTGGCAGATATTCGCAATGGAACAACGTTGAAGAAAACACCTCAG GAAAAATCATCCATGAGCACCACTCAAGGCAGAACATCGCCCACAATAAATGGTGTAGTCAATGGGAATTCTGCTGAAG AAGCACCAAAGTCGATAAAAGCCATGGACAAGGTGCAGGAGGAGTTGTGTGAGCATTTTAGAGCCAAAGAAAATGGCACTCTGAAGAAAAAGTCACCGGCTGTGCAGCCCATTGTTAAGAGACTACTCACCGAAAAGCCCACGGAATCTGCCCGGAAGGAAGACACTGAGAGACTGATGCTGGGACATGGAAAAAGGAATTTCGTCATTAAGAAGTCCATTCAGAATGGTGGTAGCCAGGAGAGTTCCAAAGTGATGCCTGAAAGGAAGGAGGAAGTTCAGGAAATCAGCAAAATGGCTGTTAGTTTGAAACCTGTTAAATCTACCGGAGATTCCAAGGATCTTGATAAGAAGGAGGACGTTCAGGAACAGAAGAAAATATCCATGAATGGGAAACCTCATGAATCTTCTGGAGATGCCctggaaattgataaaaaacagGAAGTTCAAGAAGTTAAGGGAATATCCATGAATGGGAAACCTTTTGAATCCTCCGGGGACTCCCTGGATGGCAGCAGCGTTGCGTCGGTAAATTCAAGAGAGGAGACAcctgaaagagaaaattcgttAGAGAAAGAGATTAAGATCGAGAAGAAACCTCCAGTTCCTGTCCTTCAACCTCTTCAGATGCCGAAAAAGAGCCCAGAAATCCTGAGAACCAAGTCAGTGGACATCACAAAGATCATTAAGACTCCCACCACGCCACAGAGTCCGGGCAGGAAGATGAATCACGGAAGACCCAATTTTACCCTCCCATCGCGGTCAAAGGCTTCTCCCGGAAATACCCGGCAGATCCCAGCGGAATTCTTGACGGTGAAACTCAGAGAAACTCCCAATAGTCCTTTCCTGGAACCTGTACAGGTCCCCCTGGGGGATGAAATGCCTTCTTGTGAAGCCAATTCCCAGCTGCCACCCTACAGATCCGCCACATTGGGCCGGAAGAAGGACAGTCTACCGCCCAGTCCACTTGTTCCCGCCGCCCCTACTTACGATGGCCCCAAATATGGCCAGAAACTGGTAGTATCCTTCGCCATGGACCTCGCTGCTACTCCCAATCGCTACCCTGACCGAGTAAAGGTATCCCCTGCAATCCCTGCAAGAAATGAACATGAAATGCCTGAGGAAGTCGCTCAACTGCGCCAGAAGAAATTCTCCATCGACCTAGAACGCTTGAGTGTCCGGGAACAATAA